In Plectropomus leopardus isolate mb chromosome 17, YSFRI_Pleo_2.0, whole genome shotgun sequence, the DNA window gttttctctctctctttattatGTCTGTGTCAATTGAACTTGACCCTTATGGGTCCCCTCCTGGCAGGCTACAGAGAGGGGTTTCTATGGAAACGAGGCAGAGACAACGGACAGTACCTCAGCCGAAAATTTATTCTGTCTGAACGGGAAGGTGTTTTGAAGTACTTCAACAAGCAtgatgtgagtgtttttttcccccaactcTCTTTTTGTTACTCTGTATTTGATATGTTGTTGTCAATATTAAAACTGCCTTTGATTGCAAATCAAGATTTCTGGAGATCCCAATTCCcacttaaaaatgttgtttattacTAGCTGTAGAAGTACAGAAACATGGTTTTCCCATCCTAAAAATCATAGTGGTAAAACCATAATGTCACACTGTGTTAACCAAGATATAGTAAACCTCTGCAATCTTTTCTACCCCATAAATTGTATGAGCATTTTAAGAAGGATGTAAGAAGAGCCAAGACTATACCACTGACTCTCTTTctacaaaaaatgtctttcttttctgcagGCCAGAGAACCCAAAGCGATAATGAAGATCAATACTGTGAATGCCACTTTTCAGCCAACAAAAATCGGCACTGCCCACGGCCTGCAGATTACCTATTTGAAAGACAACAGCACAAGGAATATCTTTGTGTACCATGAAGATGGAAAGGTGAGGTGCAGTTTCTCTCTGTATGGTAGGTGAGGAAAGAAGAGTAGAGATGTGTCTTTTGATGCAGGAAAAAGCATGCATTTCCCTCTGGTTGAATCCGCTTGTTGTCATAACTTAGTTTGTTGAAGTTTACTTATATAATCCTTGATAACAGCTGAGAGCCTCATAGAACTCATTTAGCATaggaaattatattttgagAATATAGTACTTCTTCCAAATAAAGCATGTCTTCCCTGGGTTTAGAGCTTTTCAAAATACCATTTAgaaaagccattttttcaatgcGTGCCAAGTGGAGTGCTAGAGGTAATTATAGACCATCAAGGCTGATTACTTGAGAGTGTCAAGAGAAGGTACTTAAGTATAAGTCTGTCACTGAACTTCCTGATGTGTTGTCATGAAGGAAATGGTGGACTGGTTCAATGCCATAAGAGCAGCTAGGTTTCACTACCTGCAGGTGGCTTTTCCTGGAGCGTCTAACTCTGATGTGAGTACATGCATCcatgcacatacatacagtacatactggGCTGTAgctaaaatccaggaaacttGCATcgtatttttgtatattttctgtgtgaacatttctacaatttaaagacatacaggtaattttatttaattttccgatatcagtttatttaatCCCAAACTTAGTACATATGACTCTTAGTACTCTTaagtattacattttaattattaaaagatACACACCAGAGTTCTCTTCCTAGTAATGTGGAGGCTTTGAAATACAACTTAGATttaattttagagaaaaaaagtactAGCAGGAAAAGATGATGGCAATACAATCATAAGAATAGTTTAGTTAAAGCTTTAGCCACAGTATTTTTGAGGTACTGGCTCAGGCCCTgcatacacaaagaaaaacaccaacaatCAATGACTGCAAGTATTTGCTCTTTATTTGTCTAGTTGTTGCCAAAGCTAACCAGAAACTACATCAAGGAGGGTTACATGGAGAAGACTGGTCCGAaggtaacatattttttattatttttttttttgttttactgtaaaacatTCTGACTCGTCAGTGGTGAGTGGCCCCTTTGCATCAAACTATGATGCTCTAGGTTTTCCACTAGCCtcagttttggatgctcaggGACGGCATATCAGTTTTCCCTTGTTAGATGTGTAGACTCACGTTTCAGTATAAACTCCAATGTAGGCTTACTTCATTTTTAGGCTAAGGCAGTACTTGTTTAGGTTTAGAGAAAACATCATGGTTATGGTTACAGtaagtatgtttgttatttatataaTGAGAATATATCACATGACATAAGCCATGTAACGTACTACGTTATGCAGTTAAAATAGCTCACAAAACAGACTAAATATACTTGTACACTATACACAGTATAGTATAATTGTAATATATGTCATTGTATAGaatttcatccaaaatagcatgaaaaagacatagtataatatgtcatccaaaatagcaaaaaaatttAATAGTATACTACTACATATACTAGAtatactatgttgtccaaaatggaaCAAAAAGGTTATGGTATAGTATTCCATCCCAGATAGCATGAAACAgccttagtatagtatgtcctccagAATGATATTCATAGTATGTCATTAtcattttgaataaaacaaaaatcatagtatagtatgtcgaccAACATAGCATGAGAAAGTCGTTGTATAGTTTGTCCTCCAAAATGGCACATTAAGGTCATGGTAATTTTATtccatccaaaatagcatataACCCTATCCCTAATCCTTTGGAACGATTAATTTTTCGACCTTTTTTTACACATgccatagtatggcatttttcaacattttaaatgctgacTTTTTAGACTgttcttttgaaattctacacCAAAAACTACTTCAcaatgctatactatgatttttttaagatttggaATGATTCATTTTTCAACCATTTATTCCACATGCTATCAGATTGACCTACCCTGCATTCAACTCTATTTATACGGATGGTAGACTATTCTGATAGACCTTTGTACTTTTCAAATCGAACTATCCTGCATTTAACTAAATTTATACATGTGGTAGGCCATTCTGACATTtatacctgacagaatgacctatgCTACCTTTCAATGTTGATTCTTTGGACCGTTCGCTTGAAATTCTACATTATAAAGTTCTTCAAAATGCTGTACCATACGTTTTATCAGCATAGGGAACAATGACTTTGTGGGCCATTTTTACCACAATCTATACTATAATGTTCTTCAAAATGTTATACTGTGACTTTTGGaatggttaattttttttaaccatttttcacacatgctatagtatgccattttgcgacatactatagtatgactttctttaacatt includes these proteins:
- the LOC121956260 gene encoding arf-GAP with dual PH domain-containing protein 1-like yields the protein MSVLLREQWIRAKYERKEFLSVERQEPYSAGYREGFLWKRGRDNGQYLSRKFILSEREGVLKYFNKHDAREPKAIMKINTVNATFQPTKIGTAHGLQITYLKDNSTRNIFVYHEDGKEMVDWFNAIRAARFHYLQVAFPGASNSDLLPKLTRNYIKEGYMEKTGPKMF